From the genome of Immundisolibacter sp., one region includes:
- a CDS encoding RluA family pseudouridine synthase yields the protein MAYVNVADDQAGQRVDNFLMARFRGLPRSRVYRLLRRGEVRVNGGRIGPEHRLQAGDRVRLPPVDLPPPRPPGEAPDHQLRELTGRILFENERLLVLDKPAGLACHGGSGVSFGVIEALRQLRPNQPFFELVHRLDRDTSGCLLIAKRRSTLRALHEQLRSGAVGKRYLALLVGQFPGRRQRVDAALDRYERGGERLVRVATDGKPAQTVFQLRERFAGASLVEAELLSGRTHQIRVHAQHLGCPVAGDPKYGDPAAEAALGAIGLKRLFLHAAKIELAPLDDDTPQVFEAPLPAALEAVLERLRDTQTTQRTA from the coding sequence GTGGCGTACGTGAACGTTGCCGACGATCAGGCCGGGCAGCGGGTCGACAACTTCCTGATGGCGCGCTTTCGCGGCCTGCCGCGCAGCCGGGTGTATCGCCTGCTGCGCCGCGGCGAGGTGCGCGTCAACGGCGGTCGCATCGGCCCGGAGCACCGCCTGCAGGCCGGCGACCGGGTGCGCCTGCCGCCGGTCGACCTGCCACCCCCCCGGCCGCCCGGGGAAGCGCCCGACCACCAGCTGCGCGAGCTGACCGGCCGCATCCTGTTCGAGAACGAGCGCCTGCTGGTGCTGGACAAGCCGGCGGGTCTGGCCTGTCACGGCGGCAGCGGGGTCAGCTTTGGCGTGATCGAGGCGCTGCGACAACTGCGGCCCAATCAGCCGTTCTTCGAGCTGGTGCATCGCCTGGACCGCGACACCTCGGGTTGCCTGCTGATCGCCAAGCGGCGCAGCACCCTGCGCGCACTGCACGAACAACTGCGCAGCGGCGCCGTCGGCAAGCGGTACCTGGCGCTGCTGGTGGGCCAGTTTCCCGGCCGCCGCCAGCGCGTGGATGCGGCGCTCGACCGCTACGAACGCGGTGGCGAACGGCTGGTGCGTGTGGCCACCGACGGCAAGCCGGCGCAGACGGTGTTTCAACTGCGCGAGCGGTTTGCCGGCGCCAGCCTGGTCGAGGCGGAATTGCTGTCCGGGCGCACGCACCAGATACGCGTGCACGCCCAGCACCTGGGCTGCCCGGTGGCGGGCGATCCGAAGTACGGCGATCCGGCGGCCGAGGCAGCGCTGGGCGCCATCGGCCTGAAACGGCTGTTCCTGCACGCGGCGAAGATTGAACTGGCGCCGCTGGACGACGACACGCCGCAGGTCTTCGAGGCACCCCTGCCGGCGGCGCTCGAAGCCGTGCTCGAGCGCCTGCGCGATACCCAAACCACCCAGAGGACCGCATGA
- a CDS encoding Rne/Rng family ribonuclease, whose protein sequence is MKRILFNARQSEELRVAIVDGQYLFDLDIESPNRNQKKGNIYRAVVRRIEPSLEAAFVDYGGTRHGFLPLKEVAAHYLQGPNGEPRQLREGQEITVQVEKEERGTKGAALTTHVSLAGRYLVLMPCSPDAGGVSRKIEGEDRAELKDLLGQLQLPSNMGVIVRTVAAERSLAELQWDLDHLIELWNAIDAASTGKSAPFLIYQENNVVARVIRDYFRDDIGEVLIDDEATYEEARALMQQLMPQSLPRLKLYQDKVPLFTRYQIEHQIETAHRREVPLRSGGALVVDHTEALTAIDINSARSTGGSDIEETATNTNLEACDEIGRQLRLRDLGGLIVIDFIDMMKSSNQRAVEDRLRDAVKHDRARIQLGKLSRFGLLEMSRQRLRPSLKETSHITCPRCEGQGTIRSVESTALHVLRLLEEESLKERTGRLAVQVPVAVATYLFNEKRDAVSELGQRLGVNPIILPNPALETPHYEIDRTRVQDLNKRLLDTPSHELALTVPAPEAAAAPAAIVAQPAAVQRLVRSAPPPSPVDTTVAAAPASQPGLFTRLWRSLVGHRPPAPVEQAPPRHARSRPPRAETPAARPQDRPDRSRQGGDAQRPQAPVAPRNPAPARDGQRDNAPRGGQREQREPAAPRDPAVRDGQREAREGKSRRGRRGGQRGQGQGGAEARNAAGSEAPARAPQAGRQPPGGKGPDGTPPLHAPEVFAPPVTSAGALAGAAVITGIAQPESVSPSEPFAPQVTTPVTEPAPDYSWAAQQASPESASAEHVPDAAVMPAVPVVVEGPAPVVWAPPPPPAQEPPAPILQEPITPPAGGGFVQVETVSVPVDEADARNG, encoded by the coding sequence ATGAAACGAATTCTGTTCAACGCCCGCCAGTCGGAAGAGCTGCGGGTGGCCATCGTCGATGGCCAATACCTGTTTGATCTGGACATCGAGTCCCCGAACCGCAACCAGAAAAAGGGCAACATCTACCGCGCCGTAGTGCGGCGCATCGAGCCGAGCCTGGAGGCGGCGTTCGTCGATTACGGTGGCACCCGCCACGGCTTCTTGCCGCTCAAAGAGGTCGCCGCCCACTACCTGCAGGGCCCCAACGGCGAGCCGCGGCAGCTGCGCGAAGGTCAGGAAATCACCGTCCAGGTCGAGAAGGAAGAGCGCGGCACCAAGGGCGCGGCCCTGACCACCCACGTCAGCCTGGCCGGCCGCTACCTGGTGCTGATGCCCTGCAGCCCCGACGCCGGCGGCGTGTCGCGCAAGATCGAGGGCGAGGACCGGGCCGAACTGAAGGACCTGCTCGGGCAACTGCAGTTGCCCTCCAACATGGGCGTCATCGTGCGCACGGTGGCGGCCGAGCGCAGCCTGGCCGAGCTGCAGTGGGACCTGGATCACCTGATCGAGCTGTGGAACGCCATCGATGCGGCCAGCACCGGCAAGTCCGCCCCGTTCCTGATCTACCAGGAAAACAACGTCGTGGCGCGGGTGATCCGCGACTATTTCCGCGACGACATCGGCGAGGTGCTGATCGACGACGAGGCCACCTACGAGGAGGCCCGCGCGCTGATGCAGCAGCTGATGCCGCAAAGCCTGCCGCGCCTGAAGCTGTACCAGGACAAGGTGCCGCTGTTCACGCGCTACCAGATCGAACACCAGATCGAGACCGCGCACCGGCGCGAGGTGCCGTTGCGCTCCGGCGGTGCCCTGGTGGTGGACCACACCGAGGCGCTGACCGCCATCGACATCAACTCGGCGCGCTCCACGGGCGGCAGCGACATCGAGGAGACCGCCACCAATACCAATCTGGAGGCCTGCGACGAGATCGGCCGCCAGCTGCGCCTGCGCGATCTGGGCGGGCTGATCGTGATCGACTTCATCGACATGATGAAAAGCAGCAACCAGCGGGCGGTGGAAGACCGCCTGCGGGACGCGGTCAAGCACGACCGGGCGCGCATCCAGCTGGGCAAGCTGTCGCGTTTCGGGCTGCTCGAAATGTCGCGCCAGCGCCTGCGTCCCTCACTGAAGGAGACCAGCCACATCACCTGCCCGCGCTGCGAGGGCCAGGGCACCATCCGCAGCGTGGAATCGACCGCCCTGCACGTGCTGCGCCTGCTGGAGGAAGAATCCCTCAAGGAGCGCACCGGCCGCCTGGCGGTGCAGGTGCCGGTGGCGGTGGCGACCTATCTGTTCAACGAAAAGCGTGACGCGGTGTCCGAGCTGGGTCAGCGCCTGGGCGTGAACCCCATCATCCTGCCCAACCCGGCGCTCGAAACCCCGCATTACGAGATCGACCGCACGCGCGTGCAGGACCTGAACAAGCGCCTGCTGGATACGCCCAGCCACGAACTGGCGTTGACCGTGCCGGCGCCGGAGGCGGCCGCCGCACCGGCGGCGATCGTCGCCCAGCCGGCGGCCGTGCAGCGCCTGGTGCGCAGCGCGCCGCCGCCAAGTCCGGTCGATACCACCGTGGCGGCTGCGCCGGCGTCCCAGCCGGGTCTGTTCACGCGCCTGTGGCGCAGCCTGGTCGGCCATCGGCCACCCGCGCCCGTGGAGCAGGCGCCGCCGCGTCATGCGCGCAGCCGCCCGCCGCGTGCCGAAACGCCCGCCGCGCGCCCGCAGGACCGGCCGGACCGCAGCCGCCAGGGCGGCGACGCGCAGCGGCCGCAGGCACCTGTCGCGCCGCGCAACCCAGCGCCCGCGCGGGATGGCCAGCGCGACAACGCGCCGCGCGGCGGCCAGCGCGAGCAGCGCGAGCCGGCTGCGCCGCGCGATCCGGCCGTGCGCGATGGCCAGCGCGAAGCTCGCGAAGGCAAATCGCGGCGCGGTCGTCGCGGTGGTCAGCGCGGCCAGGGCCAGGGCGGTGCCGAGGCCAGGAACGCCGCTGGCAGTGAGGCGCCGGCCCGCGCGCCGCAAGCAGGCCGCCAGCCGCCGGGCGGCAAAGGCCCGGATGGCACGCCGCCGCTGCACGCGCCCGAGGTGTTCGCGCCGCCGGTCACGTCCGCGGGGGCGTTGGCGGGTGCGGCAGTGATCACCGGAATCGCCCAGCCCGAGTCGGTGTCGCCGTCCGAACCGTTCGCGCCGCAAGTGACAACGCCGGTCACCGAGCCGGCGCCGGATTACTCGTGGGCGGCGCAGCAGGCGTCCCCCGAGTCGGCCAGCGCCGAGCACGTGCCCGACGCTGCGGTCATGCCTGCCGTTCCGGTGGTGGTGGAAGGCCCCGCGCCGGTCGTCTGGGCGCCACCGCCACCGCCCGCTCAGGAGCCGCCGGCGCCCATTTTGCAGGAGCCGATCACGCCACCAGCCGGTGGGGGATTCGTACAGGTCGAAACGGTCAGCGTGCCGGTTGACGAGGCCGATGCGCGCAACGGCTAG
- a CDS encoding YajQ family cyclic di-GMP-binding protein, protein MPSFDVVSKADLHEVANAVDQTNRELTTRFDFKDSGAKLTLKDAVMTAEAPNRFQIEQLLDVLRTRMAKRGVDLKSLDYGKVQEVGQRATQTITVRQGIDADHARKLVKLIKDAKLKVQTAIQGDELRVSGKNRDDLQTVIALLRKQEDFDLPLQFVNFRD, encoded by the coding sequence ATGCCCTCATTCGATGTCGTTTCAAAGGCCGACCTGCACGAGGTCGCCAACGCGGTCGACCAGACCAACCGCGAGCTGACCACGCGCTTCGATTTCAAGGATTCCGGCGCCAAGCTCACGCTCAAGGACGCGGTGATGACCGCCGAGGCACCCAACCGCTTCCAGATCGAGCAGCTGCTGGACGTGCTGCGCACGCGCATGGCCAAGCGCGGCGTGGACCTCAAGTCGCTCGACTACGGCAAGGTGCAGGAAGTCGGCCAGCGGGCGACGCAGACCATCACCGTGCGCCAGGGCATCGATGCCGACCACGCCCGCAAGCTGGTCAAGCTGATCAAGGACGCCAAGCTGAAGGTGCAGACCGCCATCCAGGGCGACGAGCTGCGCGTGTCCGGCAAGAATCGCGATGATCTGCAGACAGTCATCGCCCTGCTGCGCAAGCAGGAAGACTTCGACCTGCCGCTGCAGTTTGTGAACTTTCGCGATTGA
- a CDS encoding PA4780 family RIO1-like protein kinase, translating to MKVPPQLLPLLEDGLIDAVVRPLRSGKEAAVFVVRCGEELRCAKVYKDARQRGFRQAVAYQEGRKARNSRQMRAMEKRSRYGRREAETAWHSAEVDALYRLAAAGVRVPQPYGLFDGVLLMELITDPAGDAAPRLGDLPLTEQEALDCHARLLADVVRMLCAGMVHGDLSEFNVLLTADGPVIIDLPQVVDATANNSARALLERDVTNLGEYLGRYAPQLQGRAYGPEIWQLYAAGALHPDSVLSGEVVADTTPANVGDVMREIDAARLEAELRQAGREAAAQR from the coding sequence GTGAAAGTTCCGCCGCAGCTGCTGCCCCTGCTGGAAGACGGCCTGATCGACGCCGTCGTGCGCCCGCTGCGCAGCGGCAAGGAGGCGGCCGTGTTCGTGGTGCGCTGCGGCGAGGAACTGCGCTGCGCCAAGGTCTACAAGGACGCCCGCCAGCGCGGCTTTCGCCAGGCCGTGGCGTACCAGGAAGGGCGCAAGGCCCGCAACAGCCGGCAGATGCGCGCCATGGAAAAGCGCAGCCGCTATGGCCGCCGCGAGGCGGAAACCGCCTGGCACAGCGCCGAGGTCGACGCGCTGTATCGCCTGGCGGCGGCCGGCGTGCGCGTGCCCCAGCCGTATGGACTGTTCGACGGCGTGTTGCTGATGGAGCTGATCACTGACCCGGCTGGCGACGCCGCGCCGCGTCTGGGCGATCTGCCCCTGACGGAGCAGGAGGCGCTCGATTGCCACGCGCGCTTGCTGGCTGACGTGGTGCGGATGCTGTGCGCCGGCATGGTGCACGGCGATCTGTCGGAGTTCAACGTGCTGCTGACGGCCGACGGGCCGGTCATCATCGACCTGCCGCAGGTGGTCGATGCCACCGCCAACAACAGCGCCCGTGCCCTGCTGGAGCGGGACGTGACCAATCTTGGCGAGTATCTGGGGCGTTACGCGCCGCAGTTGCAGGGCCGCGCCTACGGCCCGGAAATCTGGCAGCTCTACGCAGCCGGCGCCCTGCATCCGGACAGCGTGCTGAGCGGTGAGGTGGTGGCCGACACGACGCCGGCCAACGTCGGCGACGTGATGCGCGAGATCGACGCCGCACGCCTCGAAGCCGAGCTGCGTCAGGCCGGCCGCGAGGCGGCTGCCCAGCGTTGA
- the glgX gene encoding glycogen debranching protein GlgX gives MTAPLNRNRVWPGRPYPLGAHWDGRGVNFALFSLHAEKVELCLFDASGSRQTARVALPEYTDEVWHGYLPDLRPGQLYGYRVYGPYEPERGHRFNHHKLLIDPYARLLHGAVRWHDALHGYRVGDARGDLSFDTRDSARYVPKCVVVDEVADGDHWRRPRRSWRRSVICEMHAGGYTRRHPQVPDALRGSFRGLAEPAPVAYLADLGVTAVELLPVHAHLDERRLVDAGLSNYWGYNSIGFFAPDNRFLTRPDLGEFRLLARTLHDAGIELLLDVVYNHTGEGSELGPTLSFRGIDNASYYHLNPQVPRHTRDFTGCGNSLNLAQPRVLQLVLDSLRYWVQQMGVDGFRFDLATTLAREGLDGGFDPGSGFFDAVRQDPVLAGVKLIAEPWDLGPGGYRLGGFPAGWGEWNDQYRDTVRRFWRGDTGQVATLASRLTGSSDIFPNHGRRPTASINFLTAHDGFTLCDLVSFEHKHNAANGEQNRDGTDSNFSWNCGVEGATDDPVIGALRQQQMRNLLATLLLSQGTPMLLAGDEFGHSQGGNNNAYCQDNAISWLDWARLGQEEGAALQHYLRRLLKLRHRHGVFRRDRFFTGRPIDASGRKDIVWLNADGSEKAQQDWQAEPHLLAFVLDGEAGMEHLGPQGQSQRDDSYLVVLHAGAEATVFLMPPAGLGASWRRVFDTCAADGRGDGLTLPAGGECSLSPRCVQVFERLGES, from the coding sequence ATGACTGCACCGCTCAATCGCAACCGCGTGTGGCCCGGCCGGCCCTATCCGCTGGGCGCGCACTGGGATGGCCGCGGCGTCAATTTCGCCCTGTTCTCCCTGCATGCGGAAAAGGTCGAGCTGTGTTTGTTCGACGCCAGCGGTTCGCGACAGACGGCGCGCGTGGCGCTGCCCGAATACACCGACGAGGTCTGGCACGGCTACCTGCCGGACCTGCGCCCCGGACAGTTGTATGGCTATCGCGTCTATGGCCCGTATGAACCGGAGCGCGGCCACCGCTTCAATCACCACAAGCTGCTGATCGATCCCTACGCCCGCCTGCTGCACGGCGCCGTGCGCTGGCACGACGCGCTGCACGGCTACCGGGTGGGCGATGCGCGCGGCGACCTGTCCTTCGACACCCGCGACAGCGCCCGTTATGTTCCAAAGTGCGTGGTGGTCGACGAAGTAGCGGATGGTGACCACTGGCGCCGGCCACGCAGGTCATGGCGGCGCAGCGTGATCTGCGAGATGCACGCCGGCGGCTACACGCGCCGCCATCCGCAGGTGCCGGATGCCCTGCGCGGCAGTTTTCGGGGTCTCGCCGAGCCGGCGCCGGTCGCGTACCTGGCCGATCTTGGCGTGACCGCGGTCGAGTTGCTGCCGGTTCATGCGCACCTGGACGAACGGCGCCTGGTCGATGCGGGCCTCAGTAACTACTGGGGCTACAACTCGATCGGCTTTTTTGCCCCGGACAACCGCTTCCTGACCCGGCCGGACCTGGGCGAATTTCGCCTGCTGGCGCGCACGCTGCACGACGCCGGCATCGAACTGCTGCTGGACGTGGTCTACAACCACACCGGTGAGGGCAGCGAGCTGGGGCCGACGCTCAGTTTCCGCGGCATCGACAACGCCAGTTACTACCATCTGAATCCGCAGGTGCCGCGCCACACGCGGGACTTCACCGGCTGCGGTAACAGCCTGAATCTGGCCCAGCCGCGGGTGCTGCAACTGGTGCTCGACTCGCTGCGCTACTGGGTGCAGCAGATGGGCGTGGACGGCTTTCGCTTCGACCTGGCCACCACGCTGGCGCGCGAGGGCTTGGACGGCGGTTTCGATCCGGGCAGCGGCTTTTTCGATGCCGTGCGTCAGGATCCGGTGCTGGCCGGCGTCAAGCTGATCGCCGAGCCCTGGGATCTGGGTCCGGGCGGCTACCGGCTGGGCGGATTTCCAGCCGGCTGGGGCGAATGGAATGACCAGTACCGCGACACGGTGCGCCGCTTCTGGCGCGGCGACACGGGGCAGGTAGCGACGCTCGCCTCACGCCTGACAGGCTCCAGCGACATCTTTCCGAATCACGGCCGCCGGCCGACCGCCAGCATCAACTTCTTGACCGCCCACGACGGCTTCACCCTGTGCGACCTGGTGTCCTTCGAGCACAAGCACAACGCCGCCAACGGCGAGCAAAACCGCGACGGCACCGACAGCAACTTCAGCTGGAACTGCGGCGTGGAGGGGGCGACCGACGATCCGGTCATCGGGGCGCTGCGTCAGCAGCAGATGCGAAATCTGCTGGCGACGCTGCTGCTGTCGCAGGGCACGCCGATGCTGCTGGCCGGTGACGAGTTCGGCCACAGCCAGGGCGGCAACAACAACGCCTACTGTCAGGACAACGCCATCAGCTGGCTGGACTGGGCGCGGCTGGGGCAGGAAGAAGGGGCCGCCTTGCAGCACTACCTGCGGCGCCTGCTCAAGCTGCGACATCGGCATGGCGTGTTTCGGCGTGACCGTTTCTTCACCGGGCGGCCGATCGATGCCAGTGGCCGCAAGGACATCGTGTGGCTGAACGCCGACGGCAGTGAAAAAGCCCAACAAGACTGGCAGGCCGAGCCGCACCTGCTGGCCTTCGTTCTGGACGGCGAGGCAGGCATGGAGCACCTGGGGCCGCAGGGCCAGTCGCAGCGCGACGACAGTTACCTGGTCGTTCTGCATGCCGGTGCCGAGGCGACCGTGTTTCTAATGCCGCCAGCCGGGCTCGGCGCGTCCTGGCGGCGCGTGTTCGACACCTGTGCCGCCGACGGCCGTGGTGACGGATTGACCCTGCCGGCCGGTGGCGAGTGCAGCCTGTCGCCACGCTGCGTGCAGGTGTTCGAGCGGCTCGGCGAGTCATGA
- a CDS encoding SprT family zinc-dependent metalloprotease, translated as MTGDVAVPLAFELDGRRLDCRVLRARRRTYALRVSADGVLELRVPLRLPAHLLPDILHRHRRWIAGQLERRARRATAAPDFGHGSPQRYMGRSYPLQLAAGPAHVRLLDECLQVSVPAPDHAPTVSGALDGWYRRQAQALLPPRLASLASTLPWLSGRSLPPPRVVRLRARWGSCAADGRITLNLGLVLLEQPLIDYVLLHELCHLREMNHGPRFYVLLAAALPDHRERQAALRQERPWRPLPA; from the coding sequence ATGACCGGGGACGTCGCTGTCCCGCTGGCCTTCGAGCTGGACGGCCGGCGGCTCGATTGCCGCGTGCTGCGCGCCCGGCGGCGTACCTATGCGCTGCGCGTGAGCGCCGATGGCGTGCTCGAACTGCGCGTGCCGCTGCGCCTGCCGGCGCATCTGTTGCCGGACATCCTGCATCGCCACCGGCGCTGGATCGCCGGCCAGCTCGAACGCCGCGCTCGCCGCGCGACCGCCGCGCCGGACTTCGGCCACGGCAGCCCGCAGCGGTATATGGGGCGCAGCTATCCCCTGCAACTGGCGGCCGGCCCTGCGCATGTGCGGTTGCTGGACGAGTGCTTGCAGGTGTCGGTGCCGGCGCCGGACCACGCGCCGACGGTCAGCGGGGCGCTCGATGGCTGGTACCGCCGCCAGGCGCAGGCCCTGCTGCCGCCACGGCTCGCGAGCTTGGCGAGCACCTTGCCCTGGCTGTCAGGGCGGTCCCTGCCACCGCCGCGGGTGGTGCGTCTGCGCGCGCGCTGGGGCAGCTGCGCAGCCGACGGTCGCATCACGCTGAACCTGGGCCTGGTGCTTCTGGAGCAGCCGCTGATCGACTACGTGCTGCTGCACGAGCTGTGTCATCTGCGGGAAATGAACCACGGGCCGCGGTTTTACGTCCTGCTGGCGGCCGCGCTGCCGGACCATCGCGAACGTCAGGCGGCGCTGCGCCAAGAGCGCCCATGGCGGCCTTTGCCGGCCTGA
- a CDS encoding efflux RND transporter periplasmic adaptor subunit: MPAVLVFAFTLTACGKQEQAAVKPPGILVTTTQVGMASVETLEHSVGQIESLVDPVVAAEVAGRVLSVKAEVGDEVRKGQTLIELDSEDYRLRQGSAQAEIGRLAALIAQQERLVERYETLAKSDFFAKNALDDARAQLQALRSQRAAAQAQLSEATRNLARGRVTAPIDGAVSARMVNVGDYVAVGEPIVRLSTDRLLRVALPYPEALADVLEPGLPVRLRSPSAPDTVVEAVISEIRPTVGQDNRALLVLVDLPNPGGWKAGASVDGEVILGRRERAMTVPETAVVLRPAGPTVYVIEGDKARAVAVKPGVYRAGTVEILSGLEAGVRVAVDGAGFLTDGAAVRVQEGGA; this comes from the coding sequence GTGCCCGCGGTTCTTGTGTTCGCCTTTACCCTGACTGCCTGCGGCAAACAGGAGCAGGCGGCCGTCAAACCGCCCGGCATTCTCGTGACCACCACGCAGGTCGGCATGGCGTCGGTGGAGACGCTGGAACACAGCGTCGGCCAGATCGAGAGCCTGGTCGATCCGGTGGTGGCGGCTGAGGTTGCCGGGCGCGTGCTCAGCGTCAAGGCCGAGGTGGGCGACGAGGTGCGCAAGGGACAGACCCTGATCGAGCTCGACAGCGAGGATTACCGCCTGCGGCAGGGTTCGGCGCAGGCCGAGATCGGCCGCCTGGCGGCCCTGATCGCCCAGCAGGAGCGCCTGGTCGAGCGCTACGAGACCCTCGCGAAGAGCGATTTTTTTGCCAAGAACGCGCTCGATGATGCTCGCGCACAGCTGCAGGCCCTGCGCAGCCAGCGGGCCGCCGCGCAGGCGCAGCTGTCGGAAGCCACGCGCAATCTGGCGCGTGGCCGGGTGACGGCGCCCATCGATGGCGCGGTGTCGGCGCGCATGGTCAACGTTGGAGATTACGTTGCCGTGGGGGAGCCGATCGTGCGCCTGAGCACCGATCGCCTGCTGCGCGTGGCCCTGCCGTACCCGGAGGCGCTGGCCGATGTGCTCGAGCCCGGCCTGCCGGTGCGCCTGCGCTCGCCCTCGGCACCGGACACGGTGGTCGAGGCAGTCATCAGCGAGATCCGCCCCACCGTCGGCCAGGACAATCGCGCCTTGCTGGTGCTGGTCGACCTGCCCAACCCGGGCGGCTGGAAGGCCGGTGCCAGTGTCGATGGCGAGGTCATTCTCGGTCGTCGGGAGCGGGCGATGACGGTGCCTGAAACCGCCGTGGTGCTGCGCCCCGCCGGGCCGACCGTGTACGTGATCGAGGGCGACAAGGCGCGCGCCGTCGCGGTCAAGCCCGGCGTGTACCGCGCCGGCACGGTGGAGATACTGTCCGGGCTGGAGGCCGGCGTCCGGGTGGCGGTGGACGGCGCCGGCTTTCTGACCGACGGTGCAGCAGTGCGGGTGCAGGAAGGTGGCGCATGA